A window of the Pleomorphomonas sp. T1.2MG-36 genome harbors these coding sequences:
- a CDS encoding arylesterase: MRHRIFVFVLALFAGLAGAEAKPMRIVALGDSLTAGYGVLAQDAFPDRLEAALVKRGHDVEIVNAGVSGDTVADGLARLDWALADGADGIIVELGANDMLRGQDPALVRESLDELLSRLAETGAPVLLAGMRAAPNLGADYGARYDPIFPDLAKKHDTLLYPFFLDGVAGDASLNQADHMHPNAAGVEIIVERILPSVEALIERIKSKS; the protein is encoded by the coding sequence GTGAGACATCGCATATTCGTGTTCGTTCTCGCCCTCTTCGCCGGTCTTGCCGGCGCGGAGGCCAAACCCATGCGTATCGTCGCGCTCGGCGACAGTCTGACCGCCGGCTATGGCGTTCTCGCCCAGGACGCGTTCCCCGACCGGCTGGAAGCGGCGCTCGTCAAGCGCGGCCATGACGTCGAGATCGTCAACGCCGGCGTCTCCGGAGATACGGTGGCCGATGGCCTTGCCCGTCTTGACTGGGCGCTGGCCGACGGCGCCGACGGCATCATCGTCGAACTCGGCGCCAACGACATGTTGCGCGGCCAGGATCCGGCGCTCGTCCGCGAAAGCCTCGACGAACTGCTGTCCCGCCTCGCCGAAACCGGAGCCCCGGTGCTTCTCGCCGGCATGCGGGCGGCGCCCAACCTCGGCGCGGATTACGGCGCCCGGTACGATCCGATCTTTCCCGACCTCGCCAAGAAGCACGACACCCTGCTCTATCCCTTCTTCCTCGACGGGGTCGCCGGTGACGCCAGCCTCAATCAGGCCGACCACATGCACCCGAACGCCGCGGGCGTCGAAATCATCGTCGAGCGCATCCTGCCGTCCGTCGAAGCGTTGATCGAACGGATCAAAAGCAAAAGCTAG
- a CDS encoding DinB family protein: MSSLDHFRLMAPYNAWMNTKVYSAAERLTASELSRDRGAFFGSILGTLNHLVAADLIWFGRLAAHPPFSGRIDLTGLPRPTSVSFVVSDDLSHLRPTRERIDRMIVGFVDGLTDADLAGAFAYSRTDGTQRRKLLSSVLSHIFNHQTHHRGQVTTLLTQAGVDVGVTDLLALLPDID; the protein is encoded by the coding sequence GTGAGCAGCCTCGATCATTTCCGCCTGATGGCGCCTTACAATGCCTGGATGAACACCAAGGTCTACTCCGCCGCCGAGCGGCTGACGGCGAGCGAACTGTCCCGCGACCGCGGCGCCTTCTTCGGCTCCATCCTGGGCACGCTCAACCACCTCGTTGCCGCCGATCTCATCTGGTTCGGCCGGCTGGCCGCCCATCCTCCCTTTTCCGGGCGCATCGATCTGACCGGCCTGCCGCGTCCGACCAGTGTCAGCTTCGTCGTATCGGACGATCTTTCCCATCTTCGGCCGACCCGCGAGCGGATCGACCGCATGATCGTCGGGTTCGTGGACGGGCTGACGGATGCCGATCTCGCCGGGGCATTCGCCTACAGCCGGACGGATGGAACGCAACGGCGCAAGCTGCTGTCGTCGGTGCTGTCGCACATCTTCAATCACCAAACCCACCATCGCGGCCAGGTCACCACGCTGCTTACCCAGGCCGGCGTCGACGTCGGCGTTACCGACCTCCTGGCTCTCCTGCCCGACATAGACTGA
- a CDS encoding aldo/keto reductase: MQKRRLGRSDLFVTPVCLGTMTYGEQTEKGEAFAIMDRAVDFGINFLDAAEMYPVPPKRETQGATETIIGEWLAARGRRNDLVLATKVCGRSANDWFRDDGSPTRLTRAQIFEAVEKSLRRLGTDHVDLYQIHWPDRAVSDWGTVPSRFKPFAPAADETAIEETAAAFAELIAAGKIRHFGLSNESPYGLMRFIAAAEKGIGPRPLSVQNAYSLVNRTWEGGLAEIALREEVGLLPYSPLAQGYLTGKYRNGALPENSRKALFNRLQRYEKPHADAALAAYVDLARRFGADPVTFAVAFALNQPTVASVIIGPSAEDQLESNLAAAEFAWTEDMQSAVDDLHQRFGNPCP, translated from the coding sequence ATGCAGAAACGTCGTCTCGGCCGCTCCGATCTCTTCGTCACGCCCGTTTGCCTGGGCACGATGACCTACGGCGAACAGACCGAGAAAGGTGAAGCTTTCGCCATAATGGACCGCGCCGTCGACTTCGGGATCAACTTCCTCGACGCCGCCGAAATGTACCCGGTGCCGCCCAAACGCGAGACGCAGGGCGCGACCGAGACGATCATCGGCGAATGGCTGGCCGCGCGTGGCCGACGCAACGATCTGGTTCTCGCCACCAAGGTCTGCGGGCGCAGCGCCAATGACTGGTTTCGCGATGATGGTTCGCCGACACGGCTGACCCGCGCCCAGATTTTCGAAGCGGTCGAGAAATCGCTACGCCGGCTCGGGACCGACCATGTCGACCTCTACCAGATCCACTGGCCCGACCGCGCCGTTTCCGACTGGGGCACCGTTCCCTCGCGCTTCAAGCCCTTCGCTCCAGCCGCCGACGAAACGGCCATCGAGGAGACCGCGGCCGCTTTCGCCGAGCTGATCGCCGCAGGCAAGATCCGGCACTTCGGTCTCTCCAACGAAAGCCCATACGGCCTGATGCGCTTCATCGCCGCCGCCGAGAAGGGCATCGGCCCGCGTCCCCTGTCGGTGCAGAACGCCTATAGCCTCGTCAACCGCACATGGGAGGGCGGGCTTGCGGAAATCGCACTGCGGGAGGAGGTCGGCCTCTTGCCCTATTCGCCGCTGGCACAGGGCTATCTCACCGGCAAGTACCGCAACGGCGCGCTGCCGGAAAACAGCCGCAAGGCGCTGTTCAACCGCCTGCAACGCTATGAAAAGCCACATGCCGACGCGGCGCTCGCCGCCTATGTCGATCTGGCCCGCCGCTTCGGAGCGGATCCGGTGACCTTTGCCGTCGCCTTCGCCTTGAACCAGCCAACGGTTGCCTCGGTGATCATCGGGCCGAGCGCCGAGGACCAGTTGGAGAGCAACCTCGCCGCCGCTGAGTTTGCCTGGACCGAGGACATGCAGTCGGCCGTCGACGACTTGCATCAGCGCTTCGGCAATCCGTGTCCGTGA
- a CDS encoding DUF2794 domain-containing protein — protein MARETAPTPADPRPAVREAPYVAFDRHELSEILKVYGRMVAAGEWRDYAIDHLSDRAVFSIFRRSSEVPLYRVEKNPKLARRQGAYSVIAQTGMILKRGGELARVLRVIDKSWLSVAE, from the coding sequence TTGGCGCGCGAGACCGCGCCGACGCCAGCCGACCCCCGACCAGCGGTCCGGGAGGCTCCCTATGTCGCCTTCGACCGGCACGAACTCTCCGAAATCCTGAAGGTCTACGGCCGCATGGTGGCGGCCGGCGAATGGCGAGACTACGCCATCGACCATCTCTCCGACCGGGCGGTCTTCTCGATCTTCCGCCGGTCTTCCGAAGTGCCGCTCTACCGGGTCGAGAAGAATCCCAAGCTGGCGCGCCGGCAGGGAGCCTATTCGGTGATCGCCCAGACCGGCATGATCCTGAAGCGCGGCGGCGAGCTGGCTCGCGTGCTGCGCGTCATCGACAAGTCGTGGCTTTCCGTCGCCGAATGA